TGAGAATCCCATATCGCCAGTACACAAAGTGATGACACGGTATGGCAAGTTAAGTTTTTGAAGAATGTTTTCAGCGTTAACTACCATTTTTTCCAATTCATCATAAGAGTCTTCAGGTTTTGAGAATTTGACCATTTCAACCTTGTGGAATTGGTGAAGACGAATCAAACCACGTGTATCACGACCAGCTGAACCAGCTTCTGAACGGAATGAAGGACTCATAGCAGTAAAGTAGATTGGCAATTCCTTACCGTCAAGGATTTCACCACGGTAGTAGTTTGTCAAAGGAACTTCGGCTGTTGGGATAAGGACATAGTCAGTACCGTCAAGCTCGAAAGTATCTTCCTTGAATTTTGGATATTGACCAGTACCGAACATTGAGTCGTGGTTAACCATGTAAGGTGTGATCATCTCAGTGTAACCTTCTTTAGCGTGCTCATCCAACATGAAGTTGTAGATTGCACGTTCCAATTTTGCTCCAAGGCCTTTGTAGAAGAGGAAGCGAGAACCAGTGACTTTAGCACCACGTTCCCAATCTAGGATACCAAGGTCTTCCCCAAGATCCCAGTGAGCTTTAACTTCAAAATCAAAGTCATGAGGTGTTCCCCAACGACGAACTTCTACGTTTTCGTCTTCGTCAGCACCTACAGGGACAGAGTCATTTGGTGTGTTTGGAAGTGTCACAACGATAGCATTAAGCTTCT
Above is a window of Streptococcus salivarius DNA encoding:
- the serS gene encoding serine--tRNA ligase, giving the protein MLDVKRIRNDFDALAEKLATRGVAAETLNELKELDVKRRELLIKSEELKAQRNIASDGIAQAKRNKEDASEQIAAMQKVSAAIKEIDAELAAIDEKLNAIVVTLPNTPNDSVPVGADEDENVEVRRWGTPHDFDFEVKAHWDLGEDLGILDWERGAKVTGSRFLFYKGLGAKLERAIYNFMLDEHAKEGYTEMITPYMVNHDSMFGTGQYPKFKEDTFELDGTDYVLIPTAEVPLTNYYRGEILDGKELPIYFTAMSPSFRSEAGSAGRDTRGLIRLHQFHKVEMVKFSKPEDSYDELEKMVVNAENILQKLNLPYRVITLCTGDMGFSAAKTYDLEVWIPAQNTYREISSCSNTEDFQARRAQIRYRDEADGKVKLLHTLNGSGLAVGRTVAAILENYQNEDGSVTIPEVLRPYMGGAEVISPK